TGGACGGTGTCCCACAGCTTCATCCAGCCGGCCCGCACCATCTCCCCGAACTCCGTCTCGCCGGCGGCCTCGGCGGCGGCGACGGTGAGGCTCGCCTGGAGCTGCATCTGCAGCTTGTCGGGGTGCTCGGCGATCAGCTTGAGGTAGGCGTCACCCATGGCGAGGTGCGCCTCCTCGCTGGTGCGGCCCTCGGCGGCCTCTTCGAAGACGAGCCGGATGTCTTCGGTGCAGCGGGCGACGGCGGCGACGAAGATGGCCTGCTTGTTCGGGAAGAGCCGGAACAGGTACGGCTGCGAGACGCCGACGCGCTTGGCGATCGTCTCGGTGGACGTCCCGTAGTAACCGCCGCGGGCGAACTCGTGCATCGCCGCGCGGATGACGCTCTCGCGCCGCTCTTCTGCGCTCATCCTTGCCATGCCGTTAAGTTAGTGCTCAATCACTAACTTGTCCAGGCCCACCCCGAGCGGGATTCGCCGCCCGAGCACCCCCGGCCGCGCAGCTGGGCGCAGCCGGCCTCTGCCCAGCCGGTGGGCGTGTTCGACGCCAGACGAGCTCAGCTGTGTAGCGAGTCGTTGGCGGCTTATGTCCGGCCCATGTCGGGCTGCGGACGCCGTGCCGGGGGGAGCGCGTAGCGATCTGTCGCGCGGGTGGGTGGTCCCCCTCGCTGCGCTCGGGGCTTCCTGGGGCTCCGCCCCAGGCCCCGCGCCTCAATCGCCGGCGGGGCTGAATTTGCCGACCGGCGTCGAGCGCTTGAAGGGGCTTCGCGTCGCTGAGACCGGGTCATCGGAACATGACCCCCCGGCCGTTTCCTTGGGGGCTTCCCGGCAGTCTTTGGCGTTTTGGGGCGGGACGGGCAGTCAAGGGTGGCCGCAGGCCATCGCGGAGCGACGCGAGCGCAGCGAGCGCCCTTGACGGACCGGACCGACACGAAAGGACAGTGGACTGACGGGACGCCCCCAACACCCCCTGATACCGCCCAAGGGGAGCTCCGCCACCGCAGCCCCCGCACCCCGCCACCCACACCCCGCAGGGAAAACGCCCCCTACCCCAGCTGGACCACCGCGCGGGACATCCCCAGGACCTTCTGGCCCGCGCTCATGGCCGTCAGGTCCACCCGGACCCGGTTGTCGTCCAGCTTGGCGGCGACCTTCGCGGTGACCTCGATCAGCGCGCCCCGCTCGTCGTTCGGGACGATGACCGGCTTCGTGAACCGCACCCCGTACTCGACGACCGCACCCGGGTCGCCCACCCAGTCGGTCACCACCCGGATCGCCTCGGCCATGGTGAACATGCCGTGCGCGATCACGTCCGGCAGCCCGACCTCCTTGGCGAACTTCTCGTTCCAGTGGATCGGGTTGAAGTCCCCCGAAGCACCGGCGTACTGCACGAGCGTGGCGCGCGTCACGGGGAAGGCCGCCGCGGGCAGCTCGGTGCCGACCTCGACATCGGCGTACTGGATCTGCGCGGTCATCTCAGGCCTCCTCAGGGGCGCGGGACACGAGCTTGGTCCACGCCGTCACCACGTGCTCGCCGGATTCGTCGTGCACTTCACCACGGATGTCGATGATGTCGTTGCCCGCCATCGACTTCACGGCCTCGATCGTGGACGTCACCGACAGCCGGTCACCCGCCCGCACCGGCCGCACGTACACGAACTTCTGGTCGCCGTGAACGACGCGGCTGTAGTCCAGGCCGAGCTGCGGATCCTCGACCACCTGGCCCGCGGCCTTGAACGTGATGGCGAACACAAAAGTCGGCGGCGCGATCACATCCGGGTGACCGAACGCCTTGGCGGCCTCGGGATCGAGGTACACCGGATTTTCGTCACCGAGCGCAACCGCGAATTCGCGGATCTTCTCCCGGCCGACCTCGTACGGATCGGTGGGCGGGTAGCTCCGCCCCACGAAGGTCTGGTCGAGGGCCATGGCTCACTACCTCCAGTTGAGGGACACGATCGTCAGTCATCAAGTACCGGGCCCCGGGAATCGGGCACCGAGCATCGGGGCGCGGGCCGCGGGCCGGAAACGACACGAGGCCGCCCCCAATGAATGGGGACGACCTCATGACGGTGCCTGTGTT
This Streptomyces sp. NBC_00539 DNA region includes the following protein-coding sequences:
- a CDS encoding MaoC family dehydratase N-terminal domain-containing protein; amino-acid sequence: MALDQTFVGRSYPPTDPYEVGREKIREFAVALGDENPVYLDPEAAKAFGHPDVIAPPTFVFAITFKAAGQVVEDPQLGLDYSRVVHGDQKFVYVRPVRAGDRLSVTSTIEAVKSMAGNDIIDIRGEVHDESGEHVVTAWTKLVSRAPEEA
- a CDS encoding MaoC family dehydratase, whose translation is MTAQIQYADVEVGTELPAAAFPVTRATLVQYAGASGDFNPIHWNEKFAKEVGLPDVIAHGMFTMAEAIRVVTDWVGDPGAVVEYGVRFTKPVIVPNDERGALIEVTAKVAAKLDDNRVRVDLTAMSAGQKVLGMSRAVVQLG
- a CDS encoding TetR/AcrR family transcriptional regulator, with amino-acid sequence MARMSAEERRESVIRAAMHEFARGGYYGTSTETIAKRVGVSQPYLFRLFPNKQAIFVAAVARCTEDIRLVFEEAAEGRTSEEAHLAMGDAYLKLIAEHPDKLQMQLQASLTVAAAEAAGETEFGEMVRAGWMKLWDTVHLALGADVDETTGFMAHGMLINTLVALGFPPGHRVWEGCYPAGKGRTS